One Bos taurus isolate L1 Dominette 01449 registration number 42190680 breed Hereford chromosome 3, ARS-UCD2.0, whole genome shotgun sequence DNA window includes the following coding sequences:
- the PARS2 gene encoding probable proline--tRNA ligase, mitochondrial, with amino-acid sequence MEGLLTRCRALPALATCSHQLSQYAPQRFHHCAPGRGKRLMLSRMFQPQKLREDQVLSLEGRSGDLTCKSQRLMLQMGLIHPASPGCYHLLPYTVRAMEKLVRVIDQEMQTIGGQKVNMPSLSPAELWRATKRWDSMGRELLRLRDRHGKDYCLGPTHEEAITALVASQKTLSYKQLPFLLYQVTRKFRDEPRPRFGLLRGREFYMKDMYTFDSSPEAAQLTYSLVCDAYSSLFNRLGLRCIKVQADVGSIGGMVSHEFQLPVDVGEDRLVVCPSCHFSANMETLDSSRTNCPACQGPLTETKGIEVGHTFYLGTKYSSIFNAQFINVHGKPSLAEMGCYGLGVTRILAAAIEVLSTEDCVRWPGLLAPYQVCLIPPKKGSKEEAAAELAGDLYNHITEAVPQLQGEVLLDDRTHLTIGNRLKDANKLGYPFVIIAAKRALDDPAHFEVWCQNTGEVVFLTREGVLELLSQVQVV; translated from the coding sequence ATGGAAGGGCTGCTGACAAGATGCAGAGCACTGCCCGCCCTGGCCACCTGCAGCCATCAGCTCTCACAGTATGCTCCTCAGAGGTTTCACCACTGTGCCCCCGGGAGAGGGAAGCGCTTGATGCTGTCCCGCATGTTCCAGCCCCAGAAACTTCGGGAAGACCAGGTGCTCTCTCTCGAGGGCAGATCTGGCGACCTGACCTGTAAGAGCCAGCGGCTGATGCTGCAGATGGGCCTCATCCACCCGGCAAGCCCCGGATGTTACCACCTCCTGCCTTACACTGTCCGCGCCATGGAGAAGCTGGTGCGAGTGATAGATCAGGAGATGCAGACCATCGGGGGACAGAAGGTCAACATGCCCAGCCTCAGCCCAGCAGAGCTCTGGCGAGCCACCAAGCGGTGGGACTCAATGGGCAGGGAGCTGCTGAGACTTAGAGACAGACACGGCAAGGATTACTGCTTAGGACCAACCCATGAGGAAGCCATTACAGCCCTGGTCGCCTCCCAGAAGACACTGTCCTACAAGCAGCTCCCATTCCTGCTGTACCAGGTGACGAGGAAGTTTCGGGATGAGCCCAGACCCCGCTTTGGTCTTCTCCGTGGCCGAGAGTTTTACATGAAGGACATGTACACCTTCGACTCCTCCCCTGAGGCCGCCCAGCTGACCTACAGCCTGGTGTGTGATGCCTACAGCAGTCTGTTCAACAGGCTGGGGCTGCGATGCATCAAGGTCCAGGCCGACGTGGGGAGCATCGGGGGCATGGTGTCCCACGAGTTCCAGCTGCCGGTGGACGTCGGAGAGGACCGACTTGTAGTCTGTCCCAGCTGCCACTTCTCTGCCAACATGGAGACTCTGGACTCATCACGGACAAACTGCCCCGCTTGCCAGGGGCCACTGACCGAAACCAAAGGCATTGAGGTAGGGCACACGTTTTACCTGGGCACCAAGTACTCCTCTATTTTCAATGCGCAGTTCATCAATGTCCATGGCAAGCCGTCCCTGGCTGAAATGGGGTGTTATGGCTTGGGCGTGACGCGGATCTTGGCCGCTGCCATTGAAGTTCTCTCTACAGAAGACTGCGTCCGCTGGCCTGGCCTCCTGGCCCCTTACCAAGTCTGCCTCATCCCCCCCAAGAAGGGCAGTAAGGAGGAGGCGGCCGCAGAGCTCGCAGGGGATCTTTACAACCACATCACAGAGGCGGTGCCACAGCTCCAAGGGGAGGTGCTGCTGGATGACAGGACCCATCTGACCATTGGAAACAGACTGAAAGACGCCAACAAGTTGGGCTACCCCTTTGTGATCATCGCAGCCAAGAGGGCCCTGGACGACCCTGCACATTTTGAGGTTTGGTGCCAGAATACCGGAGAGGTGGTCTTCCTCACCAGAGAAGGAGTCCTGGAATTACTGAGCCAAGTGCAGGTTGTCTAA